Proteins encoded together in one Lathyrus oleraceus cultivar Zhongwan6 chromosome 5, CAAS_Psat_ZW6_1.0, whole genome shotgun sequence window:
- the LOC127078952 gene encoding uncharacterized protein LOC127078952: protein MDWYGILQTEKLSEEAVIRKQYRKLALLLHPDKNKFAGAEAAFKLIGEANGVLNDQTKRILHNMKVRAHLQEMKVKGNLKAVVPNTSSHHSNGNVFAANLQMLQNIGKMFLQMSLVILI, encoded by the coding sequence ATGGACTGGTATGGAATTCTTCAGACAGAGAAACTCTCCGAAGAAGCAGTCATTAGAAAACAGTACAGAAAGCTGGCATTACTACTTCATCCCGATAAAAATAAATTTGCTGGTGCAGAAGCTGCTTTCAAGTTGATTGGGGAAGCCAACGGGGTGTTGAATGACCAAACAAAGCGAATTTTACATAATATGAAAGTTAGAGCCCATTTACAAGAAATGAAAGTCAAAGGCAATTTGAAAGCCGTGGTACCTAACACCTCATCTCATCACTCAAATGGGAATGTGTTTGCTGCAAATCTCCAAATGCTACAAAACATCGGAAAAATGTTTCTTCAAATGTCCCTTGTGATCCTAATCTGA